The Candidatus Hydrogenisulfobacillus filiaventi sequence CCCTTACGCCCGGGCATCTTGCGGCCTTTGCGCACCCGGCCGCCGCCCCCCGACATCCGGGGCCCCAGGGACCCGACCCGCCGGTGGTACTTGGACCCGTGGGACATGGGCCCGCGCCGGAAGCCCCATCGCTTGATGACACCGGCAAAGCCCTTGCCCTTGCTGGTCCCGATGACGTCCACCAGGTCCCCGGCCTCAAAGGCGTCCTGGACCCGCTGGAAGGTCCCCGGCTTCAGGTCGAGGGCACCGGGCAGCCGGAACTCGCGCAGGAACCGCACCGGCTCCAGCCCCAGCTTCTCGAAATCCATCCGGCGGGCGCGGTTCACCTTCTTGGGCAGCATGGTCTCGTAGCCCAGCTGCACCGCCGCATAGCCGTCCTTTTCCGGCGTGCGCAGGCGCACCACCGGATTGGGTTCAGCGTGGATGACGGTGACCGGTATAGCCAGCCCGTTCTCGTCAAACACTTGGGTCATGCCCAGCTTCTTGCCGATAATCCCCTTCATGACCGGCCTCCACCCGTCAGAGCTTGATCTCAATGTCGACGCCGGCCGGCAGGTCCAGACGCATGAGCGCGTTCACCGTCTTCTGGTTGGCATCGCGGATGTCGATCAGCCGCTTGTGGATCCGGCGTTCGAACTGCTCCCGGATGTCCTTTTCCCCGTTGGGGGCCGTCAGCACCGTATACACCCGCCGCTCCGTCGGCAGGGGCACCGGCCCGGAGACGGTGGCGCCGTTGCGGCGGGCCGTCTCCACGATGCGCACCGCGGACTGGTCCAGCACCTCATGGTCGAAGGCCTTGAGCCGGATTCGGATCTTCTGTTGCGGCACCTTGCGCCCTCCTCTGTGCGGGAGCGGGCGGGGCCTTGGCCCCGCCTGCCGCCGCCCTCCTCCTAGGCCGTTACTCCTTGATGGCGGTGACCACGCCTGCGCCGACGGTGTGGCCGCCCTCCCGCACCGCGAAGCGCAGTCCCTCCTCCATGGCGATGGGCGCGATGAGCTCCACGTTGATGCGCACGTTGTCGCCGGGCATCACCATCTCCACCCCTTCCGGCAGGTGGATGACGCCGGTCACGTCCGTGGTCCGGAAGTAGAACTGCGGCCGGTAGCCGTCAAAGAAGGGGGTGTGGCGCCCGCCCTCCTCCTTGGTCAGGACATAGACCTCGGCGGTGAAGGAGGTGTGCGGGTGGATGCTGCCGGGCTTGGCCAGCACCTGGCCCCGCTCCACCTCGTTCTTGTCGATGCCGCGCAGCAGGCAGCCGATGTTGTCGCCGGCCACCGCCTCGTCCAGGGTCTTGCGGAACATCTCCACGCCGGTGACGACCGTCTTCTTGGCCTTCTCGGCCAGGCCGACGATCTCCACCTCGTCGCCGACCTTCACCTTGCCCCGCTCCACCCGGCCGGTGACCACCGTGCCGCGCCCGGTGATGGAGACCGTGTCCTCCACCGGCATCAGGAACGGCTTGTCGGTGTCACGCACCGGGGTCGGGATGTAGTCGTCCACCGCGTCCATCAGGGCCCAGATCTGACCGCACCACTGGCACTCCCGCTTACCGCAGCCGCACTCCAGCGCCTTGAGGGCGGAGCCGGTCACGATCGGGATCTCGTCGCCAGGGAACTCGTAGGCGGACAGGAGCTCGCGGACCTCAATCTCCACCAGCTCCATCAGCTCGGGGTCGTCCACCATGTCCGACTTATTGAGGAAGACCACGATGCTGGGCACGCCCACCTGCCGGGCCAGCAGGATGTGCTCCCGGGTCTGGGGCATGGGGCCGTCCGCAGCCGACACCACCAGGATGGCGCCGTCCATCTGGGCCGCGCCCGTGATCATGTTTTTCACGTAGTCGGCATGTCCGGGGCAGTCCACGTGCGCGTAGTGGCGCTTGTCGGTCTCATACTCCACGTGGGCGGTGGCGATGGTAATCCCGCGCTCCCGCTCCTCCGGCGCCTTGTCGATCTGGTCGTAGGCCGTGAACTCGGCATAGCCCTTGGTCGAGAGCACCCGGGTGATGGCCGCCGTCAGGGTGGTCTTGCCGTGGTCCACGTGGCCGATGGTGCCGACGTTGACGTGGGGCTTGGTGCGCTCGTACTTCTTCTTGGCCATGGATTGAGGTACCTCCTTGTTAACCTGTCTTGTGGGGTCCCGGAGGCCGGGACCCGACCGCCCCCCGCCGCCCTGACGGCCGGGGGGCCAAAGCTCACCACCGGGCCCGGCTGGCCTGGTTGGCCTTCACGATCTGCTCGGTGATGTGCCGCGGCGCCTCCTCATAATGGGAGAACTGCATGGTGTAGGTGCCGCGTCCCTGGGTGCGCGAGCGCAGGTCGGTGGCGTAGCCGAACATCTCCGCCAGCGGCACCATGCCGCGGATGGCCTGCACCCCGCCCGGCCGCGGGCTCATCCCCTCGATGCGGCCCCGCCGGGCATTGAGGTCGCCGATGACGTCGCCCATGTACTCGTCCGGCACCACCACCTCCACTGCCATAATCGGCTCCAGCAGGACCGGATTAGCCTTCTGGGCCGCGGCCTTGAAGCCCATGGAGGCGGCAATCTTGAAGGCCATCTCGCTGGAGTCGACCTCATGGTAGGACCCGTCGTAGAGGACCACCCGCACGTCGACCATGGGATACCCCGCCAGCACGCCCGACTCCATGGCGTCCCGGGCGCCGGCCTCAACCGCCGGCACATACTCCCGCGGCACCACGCCGCCCACGATCTGGTTGACGAACTCGAAACCGGACCCGGGCTCCAGCGGCTCCAGCCGCAGCCACACGTGCCCGTACTGTCCGCGGCCGCCGGTCTGCCGGATGAATTTGCCCTCCGCCTCGGTGGTCTTGCGGATGGTCTCCTTGTAGGCCACCTGGGGCTTGCCCACGTTGGCCTGGACCTTGAACTCCCGCTGCAGGCGGTCGACGATAATCTCCAGATGCAGCTCGCCCATCCCGGCGATGATGGTCTGCCCGGTCTCCGGATCGGTGTACATCCGGAAGGTCGGGTCCTCTTCGGCCAGCTTCTGCAGGGCGGTGCCCAGCTTGTCCTGGTCCGCCTTGGTCTTGGGCTCGATGGCCACCGAGATTACCGGCTCCGGGAACTCCATGGCTTCAAGCAGGATGGGGTGCTCCTCGTCGGCCAGCGTATCGCCGGTGACCGTGTCCTTGAGGCCCACCGCCGCCGCGATATCACCCGCATACACGGTGTCGATCTCCTCGCGGTGGTTGGCGTGCATCCGCACGATGCGCCCGATGCGCTCCCGCCGGCCCTTGGTCACGTTATACACGTAGGAACCGGCGTTGAGGGTACCCGAATACACCCGGAAAAAGGCCAGCTTGCCCACGAAGGGGTCGGTCATGATCTTGAACGCCAGGGCCGCGAAGGGCGCGTCGTCCGACACCGGCCGGGTGATCTCCTCGCCGGTGGCGGGGTCGTGCCCCCGCACCTCCCCCACGTCAGCCGGGGACGGCAGGTAGTCCACCACCGCGTCCATGAGGGGCTGCACGCCCTTGTTGCGGTAGGAGGATCCGCACAGCACCGGCACCAGGCGGCCGGAGAGGGTGCCCTTGCGGAGCGCGGCCCGGATCTCGGCTTCGGTCAGCTCCTCCCCCTCCAGGTACTTCATCATAAAGTCGTCATCGACGTCGGCGCAGGCCTCCAGCAGCATCCGCCGCCGCTCCTCGGCCACCGCCTCCAGTTCGGGGGGGATGGGCTCGTACTCGCCGCGGGTGCCGAGGTCGTCCAGATAGAAGTACGCCTGCATCCGCACCAGGTCCACCAGTCCGCGGAAGGTATCCTCCGCCCCGATGGGCCACTGCACGGCCACCGGATTGGCCCCCAGGCGGTCCCGGATCTGGTTCAACGTGCCCAGAAAGTCCGCGCCCACGATATCCATCTTGTTGACGTAGGCGATGCGGGGCACGTGGTACTTGTCGGCCTGGCGCCAGACCGTTTCCGACTGGGGCTCCACCCCGCCCTTGGCGTCAAAGATGGCGATGGCGCCGTCCAGCACCCGGAGCGAGCGCTCCACCTCCACCGTGAAGTCCACGTGGCCGGGCGTGTCGATAATATTGATGCGGTGATCCCGCCAATGGGTGGTGGTGGCCGCGGAGGTGATGGTGATCCCCCGCTCTTGTTCCTGCACCATCCAGTCCATGGTCGCCGTGCCTTCGTGGACCTCGCCCAGCTTGTGCACCCGCCCGGTATAGAACAGGATGCGCTCGGTGGTGGTGGTCTTGCCGGCGTCGATATGGGCCATGATCCCGATGTTCCGGGTTCGCTCCAGTGGATATTCCCGGGGCATGTGAACTCCCTTCTCCGCTGCCGCCTGCCGGCGCCGTGAACCCGCGCCTACCAGCGGTAATGCGCAAAGGCCTTGTTGGCCTCGGCCATGCGATGGGTCTCTTCCCGCTTGCGGACGGCGCCCCCGGTCTGCTGGGCGGCATCCAGGATCTCGCCGGCCAGCCGGTTTTCCATTCCCCGCTCATGCCGCTGCCGGGCGTAGGTGACCAGCCAGCGCAAGGCCAGCGACTGCCGGCGGGCCGGGCGCACCTCCATCGGCACCTGGTAGGTCGCCCCCCCGACCCGGCGCGGGCGCACCTCCAGCATGGGCATAATGTTCTTGACCGCGGTGTCCAGCGTCTCCAGGGGATCGTTGCCGCTCTTCTCGGCCACGATCTCCAGCGCCCGGTACACGATGCGGCGGGCCAGGTTCTTCTTGCCGCTCATCATGACCTTGTTGATGAGCCGGGCCACCAAGGGGCTGTTGTACAAAGGATCGGGCTCAATGACCCGTTCCGGAACCGGTCCCCGTCTCGGCATGGCTTGCGTACCTCCTGTCCCCTGGCGCTACTTCTTCCCGGACTGGGCCCGCTTGGCGCCATAGCGCGAACGGCCCTGGGCCCGCTTGGCCACCCCGGCGGCGTCCAGCGCCCCGCGGATGATGTGGTAGCGCACCCCCGGCAGGTCCCGCACACGGCCCCCGCGCACCAGCACCACCGAGTGCTCCTGCAGATTGTGCCCGACCCCGGGGATGTAGGCCGTGACCTCCTCGCCGTTGGTGAGGCGCACCCGCGCCACCTTGCGCAACGCCGAGTTGGGCTTCTTGGGGGTGACGGTCTTCACACTGAGGCAGACCCCCCGCTTCTGGGGATTCCCCCGCAGGGCGGGCGCCTTCGACTTCTTGCGCATCTGCTTCCGCCCATGGCGGATCAACTGATTAATGGTCGGCATCCCGTCGCCTCCTTTCCCTCCGCTGCCGTCGCTGCGCCTCCCTGCGCGGCGCCGGGGCCAAAGACGGCGGGGAGGTTCCCCGCCGTCCGCCGCCAGACCGCTGGTCAGGGCGCCGCAGGGGGACCCAGCCCCGCGGCGCAGGCCGCGCCTACCGCAATCCCGCAGAGGCGCCCCAGCTCGGCCATGGCGTCCACCCAGACCACCGGCACCTGCCGGGCCTGACACGCCTGCAATACGGGGTCAACGACTTTCGGATCGGCGTCGCGTGCGATATATACCAAGCGCACCCGTCCCTGGGCAAGCTTTTTCACCGTCTCTCGCGCGCCTACGACCCGTGCGGCAGGATTCTTCAGCTCTTCCATACCCTCTCCCGGTGCGTGTGCGCGGGCGGGGATCGGGCGCTGCCATCCTCCCGACCCTTGCCCTGGGCCGGACGGTAAGACACACCATGGCATTCTACCATCCGGCCCGGGCCCGGTCAATTGTCCCGCGTGGCCGCGATCTCGCTGGCCGCCTCCGGCGGCGGCTCCTCCGCCGGCCGCACCCGCACCCCGCGGTAGCGGGCCATCCCGGTCCCGGCCGGGACCAGCTTGCCGATGATGACATTCTCCTTCAGGCCCAGCAGGGGATCCTGCTTGCCCTTGATGGAGGCCTCCGTCAGCACCCGGGTGGTCTCCTGGAAGGAGGCGGCCGAGAGGAAGGACTCGGTCGCCAGCGAGGCCTTGGTAATGCCGAGCACCACCGGGTGGGCCACCGCCGGGGAGCCCCCCTGGGCCAGGACAGCGGCATTGGCATCCTCAAACTCGAAGCGGTCCACCAGCGCCCCCGGTAGCAGGGAGGTGTCGCCGGATTCCTCCACCTTGAGCTTGCGCATCATCTGCCGCACCATGACCTCGATGTGCTTATCGTTGATATCCACGCCCTGCACGCGGTAGACCCGCTGCACCTCCCGCAGCAGGTAGTCCTGCACCCCGCGCGGCCCCAGCACCCGCAGGAGGTCGTGGGGGTTGACCGAGCCCTCGGTGAGCTCCTCACCAGCCTGCACCCGGTCGCCGTCATGTACCCGGATGCGCGAGCCGAAGGGAATGGGGTAGGTCTGGGTGCGGGTGGGGTCATCGGGATCCGAGACGGTGATCTCCCGCCGGCCCCGGTTCTCCCCGATGGACACCACCCCGGCGATCTCGGTGATCACCGCCTGGCCTTTGGGCTTGCGGGCCTCGAACAGCTCCTCCACCCGCGGCAGACCCTGGGTGATGTCATCCCCGGCCACGCCGCCCATGTGGAAGGTGCGCATGGTGAGCTGGGTACCCGGCTCCCCGATGCTCTGGGCGGCGATGATCCCCACGGCCTCGCCCACCTCCACGATGGAACCCGTGGCCAGGTTGCGGCCGTAGCAGGCCACGCACACCCCGTAACGGGTCTGGCAGGTCAGCACCGACCGCACCTCAACCGTGGTAATGCCGGCCCCCACAATGGCGGCCGCGGCCTCTTCGGTGATCAGCTCGTTCTTGCCCACCAGGATCTCGCCGGTCTCGGGGTGCAGCACATCCTGCGCCGCCACCCGGCCGACCAGGCGGTCGGTGAGGGACTCGATGACCTGGCCCCCGTCCCGGATTTCGCTCACCGGCATACCGTCCTCGGTGCCGCAGTCCACCTCGCGCACGATCACATCCTGCGCCACGTCCACCAACCGCCGGGTGAGGTAGCCGGAGTCGGCCGTGCGCAGCGCGGTGTCGGCCAGGCCCTTGCGGGCACCGTGCGTGGAGGTGAAGTACTCCAGCACCGTGAGCCCCTCGCGGAAATTGGCCCGGATCGGCAGCTCGATGATGCGCCCGGAGGGGTCCGCCATCAGACCGCGCATGCCCGCCAGCTGCGAAATCTGCTGCACATTCCCCCGCGCCCCCGAGGTGGCCATCATGTAGACCGAATTGGTGCGGTCCATGTTGTCCATCAGGGCCTTGGTGACCCGATCCTTGGCCTCGGTCCAGATCTCGATGACCCGCTCGTAGCGCTCGTCGGCGGTGATGAGCCCGCGCCGGTACTGCCGTTGGACCTGCTCCACCTTCTGCTCGGCCTCGGCCAGGATCTGCGCCTTTTCCGGCGGGATCTGGATGTCGGAAACGGCGATGGTCACCCCCGCCTTGGTGGCATAGTGGAAGCCCAGCGCCTTGATCCGGTCCAGGATGGCCGCGGTGCCGTTATTGCCGTAGCGCCGGAAGGCGTCGGCCACCAGCTGCGCCAGCACCTTGCGGTCCACGGTGTAATCAATGAAGCGCATATCCCGCGGCAGGGCCTCGTTAAACAGGAAGCGGCCCAGGGTCGAGGTGCGCCGCTCCCCGTCATACCGCACCACAATCCGGCTGTGGAGGTCGATCAGGCCATGGTGGTAGGCCATCTCCGCCTCGGCCAGGTCGGCGAAGAGCTTGCCCTCCCCCTTGCTGCCCGGCTTATCCATAGTCAGGTAGTAGGAGCCCAGCACCATGTCCTGGGTAGGGGTCACCACCGGCCGGCCGTCCTTGGGGTTGAGGATGTTCTGGGTGGACATCATCAGCACCCGGGCCTCGGCCTGCGCCTCCGCCGACAGGGGCACGTGCACCGCCATCTGGTCGCCGTCAAAGTCAGCATTGTAGGCCGTGCAGACCAGGGGATGGATCTGGATGGCGCGGCCCTCCACCAGGACCGGTTCAAAGGCCTGGATGCCCAGCCGGTGCAGGGTGGGCGCCCGGTTGAGCAGCACCGGGTGCTCGCGGATCACGTCCTCCAGCACGTCCCAGACCTCAGGCCGCACCCGTTCCACCATACGCTTGGCCGACTTGATGTTGTGGGCATAGCCCTCATTGACCAGCTTCTTCATCACGAAGGGCTTGAAGAGCTCGATGGCCATCTCCTTGGGCAGGCCGCACTGGTTCATCTTCAGCTTGGGCCCCACCACGATCACGGAGCGCCCGGAGTAGTCAACCCGCTTGCCCAGCAGGTTCTGCCGGAAACGGCCCTGCTTGCCCTTCAGCATGTCGGAGAGCGACTTGAGGGGCCGGTTACCGGGACCGGTGACCGGCCGCCCGCGGCGGCCGTTGTCGATGAGGGCGTCCACCGCTTCCTGCAGCATGCGCTTCTCGTTGCGCACGATGATATCGGGCGCGCCCAGGTCCAGCAGCCGCTTCAGGCGGTTGTTGCGGTTGATGACCCGCCGGTAGAGGTCGTTGAGGTCGGAGGTGGCAAAGCGGCCGCCATCCAGCTGCACCATGGGGCGCAGGTCCGGAGGGATGACCGGCACCACATCCATGATCATCCACTCCGGCCGGTTTCCGGAGGACCGGAAGGCCTCCACCACCTCCAGCCGCCGGATGGCCCGCACCCGGCGCTGGCCGCTGGTGGAGTTGACCTCCTCGCGCAGCTCCGCCGCCAGCTGGTCCAGGTCGATCTCCGCCAACAGCTCCTTGATGGCCTCAGCCCCCATACCAGCGCGGAAGTGGTTGCCGTACTTCTCCCGGTACTCGCGGTATTCGGTCTCCACCAGCAGCTGCTTCTTCATGAGGGGCGTGGTCCCGGGCTCGATCACCACATAGGAGGCGAAGTAGAGCACCTTTTCCAGCGCCCGCGGCGACATGTCCAGGATGAGCCCCATGCGGGAGGGGATGCCCTTGAAGTACCAGATGTGGGAGACAGGGGCCGCCAGTTCGATGTGGCCCATCCGTTCCCGCCGGACCTTGGCCCGGGTGACCTCCACGCCGCAACGGTCGCAGACCACGCCCTTGTAGCGCACCCGTTTGTACTTGCCGCAGTGGCACTCCCAGTCCTTGGTGGGCCCGAAGATCTTCTCGCAGAAGAGGCCCTCGCGCTCCGGCTTCAAGGTGCGGTAGTTGATGGTCTCGGGCTTCTTGACCTCGCCCTTGGACCATTCGCGGATCTGCTCCGGCGAGGCCAGGGCGATGCGCATGGAGTCGAAATTGTTCACGTCCAGCATGCCAGGGCTTCCCTCCCGCCTAGTACTCCTCGTCCTCGCCGTCCTCGTCGCCGCCGGCTTCGCCCTCGTCCTCCTCGTCGGGCTCCTGCTGACGGCTGCCACGCCGGAGGATCGCGTAGGCGGCCTCCGCCTCCTCGTCGTAGTCCATACCGCCGCCGGGCTGGAAGGTCTCCTGCGGCTGGCCTTCGCCCGTATCCTCCATCAGGCGGTGCAGGCTGGCCTCCGCCGCCTCCGGCCCTTCCTCGCCCTCCGCCAGTTCCAGCGGCAGCTCAAAGGCGGGCGTCTCCACCGGCTCGTCGTCCAGCTCCCGGATCTCGATGGGCTCCCCGTCGGCGTTGAGGACCTTGACGTCGAGCCCCAGGCTCTGCAGCTCCTTAATGAGCACCTTGAAGGACTCCGGTACCCCCGGCTCTGGTACGTTCTCCCCCTTGACGATGGCCTCGTAGGTCTTGACGCGGCCCACCACATCGTCCGACTTGACCGTGAGCAGCTCCTGCAGGGTGTAGGCCGCCCCGTAGGCCTCCAGCGCCCACACCTCCATCTCCCCGAACCGCTGGCCGCCGAACTGGGCCTTGCCGCCCAGGGGCTGCTGCGTGACCAGGGAGTAGGGGCCGGTGGAGCGGGCATGGATCTTGTCGTCCACCAGGTGGGCCAGCTTGAGCATGTAAACCACCCCCACCGTCACCTCGTGGTCGAAGGGTTCGCCGGTGCGGCCGTCATACAGGATGGTCTTGCCGTTCTCGGGCAGGCCCGCCTCCCGCAGCTTCTCCACAATGGCGGCCTCGCTGGCCCCATCAAACACCGGGGTGGCGGTGGTGATGCCCAGGGCCCGGGCCGCCCAGCCCAGGTGGGTCTCCAGCACCTGGCCGATGTTCATGCGCGAGGGCACGCCCAGGGGATTAAGCACAATCTCCACCGGGGTGCCATCGGGCAGGAAGGGCATGTCCTCCTCGGGCAGAATGCGGGAGATGACGCCCTTGTTGCCGTGGCGGCCGGCCATCTTGTCGCCCTCGGAGATCTTGCGCTTCTGGGCCACGAACACCTGTACCAGCTGGTTGACCCCCGGCGAGAGCTCATCCCCCTGATCGCGCGAGAAGACCTTGACATCCACCACGATGCCCGATTCCCCATGAGGCACCCGCAGCGAGGTATCGCGCACCTCCCGTGCCTTTTCCCCGAAGATGGCCCGCAGGAGGCGCTCCTCGGCGGTCAGCTCCGTCTCCCCCTTGGGGGTGACCTTGCCCACCAGGATGTCGCCCGGCCGCACCTCAGCCCCGATGCGGATGATGCCGCGGTCGTCGAGGTCCTTCAGCACTTCGTCGCCCACGTTGGGGATGTCCCGGGTGATCTCCTCCGGCCCCAGCTTGGTGTCGCGGGCGTCGCACTCATACTCCTCAATGTGGATGGAGGTGAAGACGTCCTCCTTCACCAGCTTCTCGCTGAGCAGGATGGCGTCCTCGTAGTTGTACCCCTCCCAGGGCATGAAGGCCACCAGCACGTTGCGGCCCAGGGCCAGTTCCCCCTGGTCGGTGGAGGGACCGTCGGCGATGATGTCCCCCTTTTCCACCCGCTGCCCCTTGGTTACGATGGGCTTCTGGTTGATGCAGGTACCCTGGTTGGAGCGGGTGAATTTGAGCAGCTTGTAGACGGATACGGTGTAGTCATCGTTCTTGACCACAATCTGGTCCGCCGACACCCGCTCCACCACACCGCTCTTCGCCGCCAGCACCACCACCCCGGAGTCGCGGGCCGCCTTGCCTTCCATGCCCGTCCCCACCAGGGGCGCCTCGGTCTTAAGCAGCGGCACCGCCTGCCGCTGCATGTTGGCGCCCATAAGGGCCCGGTTGGCGTCATCGTGCTCCAGGAAGGGAATGAGCGCAGTAGCGATGGAGACCACCTGCTTGGGGGAGACGTCCATGTAGTCCACATGGTCGGGGGTCTCCTCCAGGATCTCCTGGCGGTAGCGCACCGTCACCCGTTCGGCCAGGAAGTGCCCCTCCTCGTCCAGCGGCTCGTTCGCCTGGGCGATGACGGCCTCGTCCTCCTCATCGGCGGTAAGGTAGACGATCTCATTGGTCACCAGGCCCCGGGCCTTATCCACCCGCCGGTAGGGGGCTTCAATGAAACCGTAGGCATTGACCCGGGCGTAGGTGGAGAGGGAGCCGATAAGGCCGATGTTGGGCCCCTCAGGGGTCTCGATGGGGCACATGCGCCCGTAGTGGGAGTGGTGCACGTCCCGCACCTCGAAGCCCGCCCGTTCCCGGGACAGGCCGCCGGGCCCCAGGGCGGACAAGCGCCGCTTGTGGGTCAATTCCGCCAGGGGGTTGGTCTGGTCCATGAACTGGGAGAGCTGGGAGGAACCGAAGAACTCCTTGATGGCCGCCACCACCGGCCGGATGTTGATGAGGGCCTGGGGGGTGATGGCCTCCATGTCCTGGATGGTCATGCGCTCCCGGACCACCCGCTCCATCCGCGAGAGGCCGATGCGGAACTGATTCTGCAGCAGCTCGCCCACCGAGCGCAGGCGCCGGTTACCCAGGTGGTCGATGTCGTCCACATGGCCGAGGCCGTGGAAGAGGGTCAGGGCATGGTTGACGGTGGCGACGATGTCCTCCTGGGTGAGGATGCGCACCTGGTCGTCAGGCTGGCCGTTGGAGACGACCAGGATCTCCTCCCCGGCCGCATTGCGCACCCGGATACGGGTCACACGGGCATCGTCCAGGCGCTGGGCCAGCTCGCGGTCGATGTGCTCGCCCTCCCGCACCAGGATCTCCCCGGTGGCGGGATCGGCCACAGTCTCGGCGGCGGTGGTGCCCACGATGCGCCGGCGCAGGGCCAGCTTCTTGTTCACCTTGTAACGGCCCACCGCTGCCAGGTCGTAGCGCTTAGCATCGAAGAACAGGGAGCGCAGCAGGCTTTGCGCGCTCTCCACCGTCGGCGGTTCGCCGGGGCGCAGGCGCTTGTAAATCTCAATCAGGGCATCGTCGGGGGTCTTGGCGGGATCCTTAGCCAGGGTGGTGAGGATGTGCTCCTCTTCCCCCACCGCCTCCAGGATCTCTGCGTCCGTGGCCAGCCCGATGGCCCGCAGCAGGGTGGTCACCGGCAGCTTGCGGGTGCGGTCGATGCGCACGGAGACCGTGTCGGCACTGTCCGATTCCAGCTCCAGCCAGGCGCCCCGGTTCG is a genomic window containing:
- the rplC gene encoding ribosomal protein L3 (BL3) (Evidence 2a : Function from experimental evidences in other organisms; PubMedId : 12682299, 17981968, 19154332, 23759864; Product type s : structure), with product MKGIIGKKLGMTQVFDENGLAIPVTVIHAEPNPVVRLRTPEKDGYAAVQLGYETMLPKKVNRARRMDFEKLGLEPVRFLREFRLPGALDLKPGTFQRVQDAFEAGDLVDVIGTSKGKGFAGVIKRWGFRRGPMSHGSKYHRRVGSLGPRMSGGGGRVRKGRKMPGRKGHSRVTVLNLRVVRVDPERNLLLVRGAVPGPKGSLVMVREAVRVRQAREAAALKA
- the rpsJ gene encoding ribosomal protein S10 (BS13); transcription antitermination factor (Evidence 2a : Function from experimental evidences in other organisms; PubMedId : 12682299, 27964882; Product type s : structure), with the protein product MPQQKIRIRLKAFDHEVLDQSAVRIVETARRNGATVSGPVPLPTERRVYTVLTAPNGEKDIREQFERRIHKRLIDIRDANQKTVNALMRLDLPAGVDIEIKL
- the tufA gene encoding elongation factor Tu (Evidence 2a : Function from experimental evidences in other organisms; PubMedId : 10774755, 12682299, 7706132, 20133608, 22938038, 22720735, 30396900; Product type f : factor), with translation MAKKKYERTKPHVNVGTIGHVDHGKTTLTAAITRVLSTKGYAEFTAYDQIDKAPEERERGITIATAHVEYETDKRHYAHVDCPGHADYVKNMITGAAQMDGAILVVSAADGPMPQTREHILLARQVGVPSIVVFLNKSDMVDDPELMELVEIEVRELLSAYEFPGDEIPIVTGSALKALECGCGKRECQWCGQIWALMDAVDDYIPTPVRDTDKPFLMPVEDTVSITGRGTVVTGRVERGKVKVGDEVEIVGLAEKAKKTVVTGVEMFRKTLDEAVAGDNIGCLLRGIDKNEVERGQVLAKPGSIHPHTSFTAEVYVLTKEEGGRHTPFFDGYRPQFYFRTTDVTGVIHLPEGVEMVMPGDNVRINVELIAPIAMEEGLRFAVREGGHTVGAGVVTAIKE
- the fusA gene encoding elongation factor G (Evidence 2a : Function from experimental evidences in other organisms; PubMedId : 815236, 815243, 1556067, 4629789, 19366171, 22720735; Product type e : enzyme), with product MPREYPLERTRNIGIMAHIDAGKTTTTERILFYTGRVHKLGEVHEGTATMDWMVQEQERGITITSAATTTHWRDHRINIIDTPGHVDFTVEVERSLRVLDGAIAIFDAKGGVEPQSETVWRQADKYHVPRIAYVNKMDIVGADFLGTLNQIRDRLGANPVAVQWPIGAEDTFRGLVDLVRMQAYFYLDDLGTRGEYEPIPPELEAVAEERRRMLLEACADVDDDFMMKYLEGEELTEAEIRAALRKGTLSGRLVPVLCGSSYRNKGVQPLMDAVVDYLPSPADVGEVRGHDPATGEEITRPVSDDAPFAALAFKIMTDPFVGKLAFFRVYSGTLNAGSYVYNVTKGRRERIGRIVRMHANHREEIDTVYAGDIAAAVGLKDTVTGDTLADEEHPILLEAMEFPEPVISVAIEPKTKADQDKLGTALQKLAEEDPTFRMYTDPETGQTIIAGMGELHLEIIVDRLQREFKVQANVGKPQVAYKETIRKTTEAEGKFIRQTGGRGQYGHVWLRLEPLEPGSGFEFVNQIVGGVVPREYVPAVEAGARDAMESGVLAGYPMVDVRVVLYDGSYHEVDSSEMAFKIAASMGFKAAAQKANPVLLEPIMAVEVVVPDEYMGDVIGDLNARRGRIEGMSPRPGGVQAIRGMVPLAEMFGYATDLRSRTQGRGTYTMQFSHYEEAPRHITEQIVKANQASRARW
- the rpsG gene encoding ribosomal protein S7 (BS7) (Evidence 2a : Function from experimental evidences in other organisms; PubMedId : 8722036, 12682299, 19653700; Product type s : structure), producing the protein MPRRGPVPERVIEPDPLYNSPLVARLINKVMMSGKKNLARRIVYRALEIVAEKSGNDPLETLDTAVKNIMPMLEVRPRRVGGATYQVPMEVRPARRQSLALRWLVTYARQRHERGMENRLAGEILDAAQQTGGAVRKREETHRMAEANKAFAHYRW
- the rpsL gene encoding ribosomal protein S12 (BS12) (Evidence 2a : Function from experimental evidences in other organisms; PubMedId : 11489846, 12682299, 16484214, 18252828, 19383706, 20007320; Product type s : structure); translated protein: MPTINQLIRHGRKQMRKKSKAPALRGNPQKRGVCLSVKTVTPKKPNSALRKVARVRLTNGEEVTAYIPGVGHNLQEHSVVLVRGGRVRDLPGVRYHIIRGALDAAGVAKRAQGRSRYGAKRAQSGKK
- a CDS encoding Putative ribosomal protein L7Ae-like (Evidence 3 : Putative function from multiple computational evidences); this translates as MEELKNPAARVVGARETVKKLAQGRVRLVYIARDADPKVVDPVLQACQARQVPVVWVDAMAELGRLCGIAVGAACAAGLGPPAAP